Within the Pseudomonas putida genome, the region GGGTACGTTCTATTTCTCGACCATCTCAGGCTCGCTGGAGGACCGTGGCACCACTGATTTCCTGCGCAGGATGGCTGAGCATGCGGGTGTCCGCACACGGCATATCGACCTGGAAGACATCGGCCTGCACGACAATGGCCGGTTCGTCGACCTCCAAAGCCAGCCCATCCAGCGCCTGTTCAAGCTGCATGCGTGGGAGCACATCTTCCATGAGGATTTCGGCCAGGCGATTACCGGCTGCGACACGCAGTTTGTCGAGCCGCCCTGGAAGGCACTGATCTCCAACAAAGGCATCCTGCCGTTATTGTGGGAGTGGTTCGAAGGCCATCCGAACCTGCTGCCGGCCTTTGTCGACGACAATCCACAGGCCCCGGTGCCCAAGGGCTGGGTGCGCAAGCCGTACTTCTCCCGTGAGGGCGCCAACGTGGATATCCACACCGAGGATGGGCGGCGGGTCTTTGAAGACGGGCCCTATGACGATGCGCCCTATATTCTGCAGGCTTTTGCACCTTTGCCGAAGTTCGCTGACAGTTACACCCTGATTGGTTCGTGGGTGATCGGCGACAAGGCCTCAGGGCTTGGCATTCGTGAAGATGATTCGCTTATCACCAAGGACAGTTCACGCTTCTTGCCGCATGTGGTTTTGGGCTGACCGCCCCTCTGGTCGGTTTCAGGATGCGCCTGGTCGTTCGCGTGCATCCGTTCGGCGCCACAAGTGCCATGCTTGTGAAATGCCCTTGAGCCCAGTGCGCGCAGACGCACGGCCAGCGGCAAGGAGGCCACCGACAACCACGCGACCGTGACGTGGGCGGTGTGCCGCAGCAGAACACGCCGGTCACCTGCCTACTACAACAATCTGGCGGGGGCCGTGATGCCGAGGTCCGCTGTATGCCTGATCAATTGCTTCACCTGCCCGTTATCCACGATATCCTGAGCCGCCACCAGGACACCCCTGGTGCACTCTTGCCGATCCTGCATGCCGTGCAGGAAAGCATCGGTTTCATCCCGGATGCCGCCGTCGCCGACATAGCCCATGCCCTCAACCTCAGCCTGGCCGAGGTGCGCGGGGTGATCAGCTTCTACCACGATTTCCGTACCGCGCCGCCGGCACGCCATACCCTGCGCTTGTGCCGCGCCGAATCGTGCCAGAGCCGTGGCAGCGAGGCACTGGCCGCACAGCTGCGTGAACAGCTGGCACTGGACGACCATGGCACCAGCGCCGACGGCGCCATCAGCCTGCGCCCGGTGTACTGCCTGGGCGCATGCGCCTGCTCGCCGGCCCTTGAACTCGATGGCCAGGTGCATGCGCGCCTGACCCCTGAGCGCCTTCGCGCGCTGGTCAACGGTTGCCTGGAGGGCACAGCATGCTGAAGCTGTTCATCCCCTGCGACTCGGTGGCCCGCGCCGTGGGTGCCGACCAGGTTGTCGAGGCGTTGCTGCGCGAGGCTGAGCAACGGCAGGTGGCGCTGGACATTCAGCGCACCAGTTCGCGTGGCCTGTATTGGCTCGAACCACTGGTAGAGTGCGAGCGCGCTGATGGGCGGCAAGGCTTCGGCCCGGTCACCCCTGAGGATGTGCCTGCGCTGCTCGATGCATTGGCGGCCGACCCCGGCAGCCATTCGCTGGCGCTCGGGCCCGTGGAAGCGCTCCCTTACCTCAAGACCCAGCAACGTCTGCTGTTCGCCCGCGCCGGCATCACCCGGCCATTGTCGCTGGATGACTACCGCGCCCACGGTGGCTTTGCCGGCCTTGAGCAAGCCGTTGCGCTGGGCGGCGCCGACGTGGTGGCCGCCGTGCTCGATTCCGGCCTGCGCGGCCGTGGCGGTGCAGCGTTCCCGGCGGGTATCAAATGGCGCACCGTGCGTGACGCCGGGGCAGGGCAGAAGTACGTGGTGTGCAACGCCGACGAAGGCGACTCCGGTACCTTTGCCGACCGCATGCTGATGGAAGGTGACCCCTTCCTGCTGATCGAAGGCATGATCATCGCCGGCCTCGCGGTGGGTGCCGACAAGGGCTATATCTACGTGCGCTCGGAATACCCCGACGCGATCCGCGTGCTCGATCAGGCCTTGGTCATCGCCCGCGACGCCGGTTATCTCGGTGCCGACGTGGCCGGTAGCGGTCAGGCGTTCGACCTGGAAGTACGGGTGGGTGCCGGTGCCTATATCTGCGGTGAGGAAACCGCGCTGCTCGAATCTATCGAGGGCAAGCGCGGCATCGTCCGCGCCAAGCCGCCACTACCGGCCCTGCAGGGCCTGTTCGGCCTGCCGACGCTGGTGCACAACGTGCTCACCCTGGCCTCGGTGCCCACCATCCTGGCCAAGGGCGCGGCGTTCTACCGCGACTTCGGCATGGGGCGTTCGCTTGGCACCATGCCGTTCCAGCTGGCCGGCAACATCCGCCATGGCGGCCTGGTAGAGCGCGCCTTTGGCCTGACCCTGCGGGAACTGGTGGAAGGCTACGGTGGTGGCACCGCCAGTGGCCGGCCGCTGAAGGCCGCCCAGGTCGGGGGGCCATTGGGTGCCTGGGTGCCGCCCAGTCACTTTGACACCCCACTGGACTATGAGGCCTTCGCCGCCATGGGGGCGATGTTGGGCCACGGTGGCGTGGTGGTGGCCGACGACACCTTGAACATGGCCAGCATGGCGCGCTTTGCCCTGCAGTTCTGCGCCGAAGAGTCCTGCGGCAAGTGCACGCCCTGCCGCATCGGTTCTACCCGCGGGATGGAGGTGGTCGACCGCCTGATCGCCAGCAGCGACCTCACCGAGCGTCATGACCAGGCGCTGCTGCTGCGCGACCTGTGCGACACCCTGCAGTACGGCTCGCTGTGCGCCATGGGCGGTATGACCGCCTACCCGGTGGCCAGCGCCCTCAAGTACTTCCCGGCCGATTTCGGGCTGACCACCACGGAGGCCGCGCAGTGATCAATTACTTCGACCCCGAGACCGATCTGGGTACCCCTGAACGCCACAGTGATGTGCAGATCAGCCTGAACATCGACGGGCGCAGTGTCAGCGTACCGGCGGGCACCTCAGTGATGCGCGCCGCAGCCCTGCTGGGTACCAGCATCCCCAAACTGTGTGCCACCGACAGCCTGGAGGCCTTCGGCTCCTGCCGCATGTGCATGGTCGAGATCGATGGCATGCGCGGGTACCCGGCGTCCTGCACCACGCCTGTCAGCGAAGGCATGGTGGTGCGCACCCAAACGCCACGCCTGGCCGACCTGCGCCGCAACGTCATGGAGCTGTACATTTCCGACCACCCGCTCGACTGCCTGACCTGCTCGGCCAACGGCAACTGCGAACTGCAGACGGTCGCCGGCCAAGTCGGCCTGCGGGAGGTGCGCTACGGCTATGACGGCGCCAACCACCTGGCCGAGCAGAAGGACGAATCCAACCCGTACTTCGATTACGAGCCCAGCAAGTGCATCGTCTGCAGCCGCTGCGTGCGTGCCTGCGAGGATATCCAAGGCACCTTCGCCCTGACCATCACCGGGCGCGGCTTCGAGTCGCGGGTGGCGGCAGCCGGTGGTGACAACTTCCTCACCTCCGAATGCGTGTCGTGCGGTGCCTGCGTGCAAGCCTGCCCGACGGCCACACTGACCGAAAAAAGCCTGGTGCAGATCGGCCAGCCGGAACGCGCGGTGATCACCACCTGCGCTTACTGCGGCGTGGGCTGCTCGTTCCGTGCCGAAATGAAGGGTGACCAACTGGTCCGCATGGTCCCGGACAAGAACGGCGGCGCCAACCACGGCCACGCCTGCGTCAAGGGCCGCTTCGCCTGGGGTTATGCCACCCACCCTGACCGAATCACCAAACCGATGATCCGCAAGCACCTGGATGACCCGTGGCAGGAAGTCAGCTGGGATGAGGCGGTCACCTACGCGGCCAGCGAGTTCCGCCGCATCCAGCTCAAGTACGGGCGCGATTCCATCGGTGGCATCACCTCCAGCCGTTGCACCAACGAAGAAGCCTACCTGGTGCAGAAACTGGTGCGCACGGCGTTTGGCAACAATAACGTCGACACCTGCGCGCGGGTGTGCCATTCGCCCACCGGCTACGGCCTCAAGCAGACCCTCGGTGAGTCGGCGGGCACCCAGAGTTTCGATTCGGTCATGCAGGCCGACGTGATCCTGGTGATCGGTGCCAACCCCACCGACGCCCACCCGGTGTTCGGCTCGCAGCTCAAGCGCCGCCTGCGCCAAGGCGCGCGACTGATCGTGATCGACCCGCGGCGCATCGACCTGGTGGATTCGCCCCACGCCCGTGCCGAGCTGCACCTGCAACTGCGCCCGGGCACCAACGTGGCCATGCTCAACGCCTTGGCCCATGTGATCGTTAGCGAGGGGCTGCTGGCCCAGCGCTTCATCGACGAGCGCTGCGAGAGTGAGGCCTTCGCCCGCTGGCGCGACTTCGTCAGCCTCCCAGAAAACGCCCCTGAAGTGCAGGGCCCCGTGTGCGGCGTGCCCGCCGAGCAGATCCGCGCCGCCGCCCGGCTGTATGCCACAGGCGGCAACGCAGCGATCTACTACGGCCTGGGCGTGACTGAACACAGCCAGGGCAGCACCGCGGTGATGGGCATCGCCAACCTGGCCATGGCCACCGGCAATATCGGCCGTGAAGGGGTGGGCGTAAACCCGCTGCGGGGGCAGAACAACGTGCAGGGCTCGTGCGACATGGGGTCGTTCCCCCATGAGCTGCCAGGCTACCGGCATATCTCCAACGAGGCCGTGCGTGCCGAGTTCGAGCAGGCCTGGGGCGTAACCCTGCAGCCCGACCCGGGCCTGCGCATCCCCAACATGTTCGAAGCGGCGCTGGACGGCAGCTTCAAGGCGCTGTACTGCCAGGGTGAGGACATCGCCCAGAGCGACCCCAACACCCAGCACGTCACGGCTGCGCTGCGGGCCATGGAGTGCGTGGTGGTGCAGGACATCTTCCTCAACGAGACGGCCAAGTTCGCCCACGTGTTCTTGCCGGGCAGCTCGTTCCTGGAAAAGGACGGCACCTTCACCAATGCCGAGCGCCGCATTTCGCGGGTTCGCAAAGTGATGCAGCCGCTGGCCGGCAAGGCGGACTGGGAGGCCACCGTGGCCTTGGCCAATGCCCTGGGCTACCCGATGAGCTACCGCCACCCGTCCGAGATCATGGACGAAATCGCCCGCCTGACGCCGTCCTTCCACCGCGTCAGCTACGCCGAGATCGACCGCCATGGGAGCCTGCAGTGGCCCTGCAACGAAGCCGCGCCCGACGGCACGCCGACCATGCACATCGATCAGTTCGTGCGGGGCAAGGGGCGCTTCATGCTCACCGGCTATGTGCCCACCGACGAGAAGGTCAACAGCCGCTACCCCCTGCTGCTGACCACTGGGCGCATTCTCAGCCAGTACAATGTCGGTGCCCAGACCCGGCGCACCGCCAACGTCGCCTGGCATGCTGCCGACTGCCTGGAACTGCACCCCACTGACGCCGAAAGCCGCGGCATCCATGACGGCGACTGGGTCGGCATCGGCAGCCGTGCAGGGCAGACGGTACTGCGCGCCAAAATCAGTGAGCGTGTGGCACCGGGGGTGGTGTACACCACCTTCCACTTCCCCGAGTCCGGCGCCAACGTGATCACCACCGACAACTCCGACTGGGCCACCAACTGCCCGGAATACAAGGTAACGGCGGTGGAGGTGGTCAAGGTGTTCCACCCGTCGCAGTGGCAAAAGCGCTACCAGGACTTCAGCGATGAACAGCGGCGCCTGCTCAAGGAGCGGCGCACGGCCGGCAAGCCTGAACAGGCCGAGGTGCGCCGATGAGCAGCGAAAACCTAGTCAAGATGGCCAACCAGATTGCCCATTACTTCGACAGCGAGCCTGATCATGTGTTGGCGGTGCAAGGGGTGCAGCAGCACTTGCAGAACTTCTGGACCCCAGCGATGCGCAGGCAGTTGGGGGAGTGGGCCCAGGCCCATGCCGGGGAGGGCTTGGACCCCAAGGTGATGGAAGCCTTGGCTTAGCGTTCGTCTGCGCTGCCCCGTCGCTAGCAAGCGCTTGCACCCCAGGGGCGCCGGCTTGCCGGTGATAGGGGCAGTGCCGACAACATGAAATGTCCGTCATGAATGCCTGACGACTGCCTGCGCAATGCTACGCTCGCGGAAACACTCGTCACGGGTACGCACCATGGACATGAACTGGCACCAGGCCCTGCAAGAGAGCCTGAGCTGGCTTGCAATCGCTTCACTCATCACCCTGATCGGCTTCACTGCCGCCGCTGCCTTGGCTGTGCGCTACACGCGCTGGGGCAGCCAGTTCTGGCAGCTTGCCGGGCCCTATTTCAGCTTCAGGCGCAGCTGGCGGCCGTTGCTGGTGTTTGCCGCACTGCTGGTGCTGACGCTGTTTTCGGTACGCATGAACGTACTGTTCTCGTTCTGGTACAACGGCTTCTACAGTGCCCTGCAGGCCCTCGACCGGACCGCCTTCTGGTACTTGCTGGGCGTGTTCGCGGTGTTGGCCACCCTTCACGTGCTTCGTTCACTGTTCACCTTCTACGTGACGGAGGCGTTCAGCATCCGCTGGCGGGTCTGGCTGACCGAGCGCCTGACCAATGACTGGCTGCACGGTGACGCCTATTACCGCGGCCAGTTTCTCGCCGAGCCTGTAGACAACCCCGACCAGCGCATCGAACTGGACGTCACCGCCTTCGTCACTAACTCGGTAACCTTGGCGCTAGGCGCGGTCAGCGCGCTGGTCTCGCTGGTGGCCTTCACCGCCATCCTCTGGGGCCTGTCGGCGCCGCTGGCGGTAGCGGGTGTGGAAATCCCCCGGGCCATGGTGTTCGCCGTCTATGTATACGTGCTGATCGCCACCTGGATTGCCTTTCGCCTCGGGCAGCCGTTGATCCGCCTGAATTTTCTCAACGAAAAACTCACCGCCAACTTCCGTTATGCGCTGATGCGCGTGCGGGAAAACGCTGAGAACATCGCGTTCTACCAGGGTGCCCACGTGGAGCGGGGGACCTTGCTAGGTCGCTTCGGGGCATTGATCGTCAATGTCTGGGCACTGGTGTTCCGGAACCTGAAGTTCAGCGGTTTCAACCTGGGCGTCAGCCAGGTGGCAGTGGTGTTCCCGTTCATCCTCCAGGCACCGCGCTTCTTCAGTGGCGCGATCAAGCTGGGGGATGTCATGCAAACCTCCCAAGCGTTTGGCCAGGTGCAGGATGCGCTGTCGTTCTTCCGTGAGTCCTATGACACCTTTGCCCAGTACCGCGCCACGCTCGACCGTCTGACCGGTTTTCTCGATGCCAATCAGCAGGCCAGCACGTTGCCGCGGGTCAGCACCCAGCAGCAGGCGCATGCCCTGGATATCTCGGGGTTGCAGGTGATGCGCCCCGATGGCTACGCGCTGATCGCCGACCTCGACTTGCGCCTGCAGGCCGGCCAGGCGCTGCTGATCAAAGGCCCTTCGGGCAGTGGTAAAACCACCTTGCTGCGCGCCTTGGCCGGGCTTTGGCCGTACGCCGAGGGTGAGGTCAGGCGGCCCACCGCTACCGAGGCGCTGTTCCTCTCGCAGCGCCCGTACCTGCCACTGGGCGATCTGCGGACCGCCATCGCCTACCCAACCGACAGCAAGCCTGAGGACGAAGTGCGCATGCAGCAGGCGCTGCGCCAGGTCAACCTGGCCCACCTGGCCGATCGGCTGGCGGTCAGTTGCGACTGGTCGCATATCCTCTCGGTGGGTGAGCAGCAGCGGCTGGCGTTTGCGCGGGTGCTGTTCAACCGGCCGCAGGTGGTGTTCCTCGACGAGTCCACCTCGGCGATGGATGAAGGCCTGGAACATGCGTTGTATTCGCTGCTGCGCAATGAGATGCCGCAGACCTTGCTGGTGAGTGTCGGCCACCGCAGCACGTTGGCCGGGTTCCATACCCACAGGCTGGAAGTGGACGGGCAGGGCGGTTGGTCGCTGCTGGAGCAGAAACCGGAGGTGCAATTGCAGGTCTAGGCGACCCGCATCGTGTTCAGGGCTGCATCACGATCAACTGCGGCCCTTCATCACGCTCATCCGACACGTCCTTGCCCACCGCAAACGATTCAAAGGCCTCCACCGGCAGGCGCCGCTCCCGTGCCAGCCGCTCGGCCTCCTCGGCAGGCACTTGCAAGTCGATCCACGTCCATGCATCCGCCGGCGCCAGTACCAGTGGCCGGCGGTCGTGGCTATCGACCATTCCCGCTTCACTCGCTGCGGTCACGATGACGAAGCCATCCCCTTCGTTCGGCTCCGATCCTGCACGTACCTGAGCCAGCGCAGCCATGAACATCGGTGCCTGGCTTTTCAGGCGGATGAAATAGGGCTGCTTGCGCTCGGGGTCGTGCGGGT harbors:
- a CDS encoding SOS response-associated peptidase family protein: MCGRFAQYQGQADYLRELAAGQEVISGYDNVPIGRYNVAPGSCVLVMHNPGNGLRIDPCHWGWAPFWAKGPQPAPTTAPVEAVTTGTFLKAFWPQGRALVMADGWYEWVSDPHDPERKQPYFIRLKSQAPMFMAALAQVRAGSEPNEGDGFVIVTAASEAGMVDSHDRRPLVLAPADAWTWIDLQVPAEEAERLARERRLPVEAFESFAVGKDVSDERDEGPQLIVMQP
- a CDS encoding formate dehydrogenase subunit gamma → MPDQLLHLPVIHDILSRHQDTPGALLPILHAVQESIGFIPDAAVADIAHALNLSLAEVRGVISFYHDFRTAPPARHTLRLCRAESCQSRGSEALAAQLREQLALDDHGTSADGAISLRPVYCLGACACSPALELDGQVHARLTPERLRALVNGCLEGTAC
- a CDS encoding glutathionylspermidine synthase family protein — translated: MRKVELAERPDWRATAEREGFAFHTIEGQRYWDESGYYQFSEAQVVRDLQAPTEALHALCLEAVGRIVDSEALMARLAIPPAFFDLVRRSWKQAQPHLYGRFDFSYDGNGPAKLIEANYDTPTSLYEAAAFQLIWLEEQIARGLLPAHASQFNTLAEDLVQAFAAMPGQGTFYFSTISGSLEDRGTTDFLRRMAEHAGVRTRHIDLEDIGLHDNGRFVDLQSQPIQRLFKLHAWEHIFHEDFGQAITGCDTQFVEPPWKALISNKGILPLLWEWFEGHPNLLPAFVDDNPQAPVPKGWVRKPYFSREGANVDIHTEDGRRVFEDGPYDDAPYILQAFAPLPKFADSYTLIGSWVIGDKASGLGIREDDSLITKDSSRFLPHVVLG
- a CDS encoding formate dehydrogenase beta subunit, with translation MLKLFIPCDSVARAVGADQVVEALLREAEQRQVALDIQRTSSRGLYWLEPLVECERADGRQGFGPVTPEDVPALLDALAADPGSHSLALGPVEALPYLKTQQRLLFARAGITRPLSLDDYRAHGGFAGLEQAVALGGADVVAAVLDSGLRGRGGAAFPAGIKWRTVRDAGAGQKYVVCNADEGDSGTFADRMLMEGDPFLLIEGMIIAGLAVGADKGYIYVRSEYPDAIRVLDQALVIARDAGYLGADVAGSGQAFDLEVRVGAGAYICGEETALLESIEGKRGIVRAKPPLPALQGLFGLPTLVHNVLTLASVPTILAKGAAFYRDFGMGRSLGTMPFQLAGNIRHGGLVERAFGLTLRELVEGYGGGTASGRPLKAAQVGGPLGAWVPPSHFDTPLDYEAFAAMGAMLGHGGVVVADDTLNMASMARFALQFCAEESCGKCTPCRIGSTRGMEVVDRLIASSDLTERHDQALLLRDLCDTLQYGSLCAMGGMTAYPVASALKYFPADFGLTTTEAAQ
- a CDS encoding formate dehydrogenase subunit delta, whose translation is MSSENLVKMANQIAHYFDSEPDHVLAVQGVQQHLQNFWTPAMRRQLGEWAQAHAGEGLDPKVMEALA
- a CDS encoding ABC transporter ATP-binding protein/permease, with protein sequence MDMNWHQALQESLSWLAIASLITLIGFTAAAALAVRYTRWGSQFWQLAGPYFSFRRSWRPLLVFAALLVLTLFSVRMNVLFSFWYNGFYSALQALDRTAFWYLLGVFAVLATLHVLRSLFTFYVTEAFSIRWRVWLTERLTNDWLHGDAYYRGQFLAEPVDNPDQRIELDVTAFVTNSVTLALGAVSALVSLVAFTAILWGLSAPLAVAGVEIPRAMVFAVYVYVLIATWIAFRLGQPLIRLNFLNEKLTANFRYALMRVRENAENIAFYQGAHVERGTLLGRFGALIVNVWALVFRNLKFSGFNLGVSQVAVVFPFILQAPRFFSGAIKLGDVMQTSQAFGQVQDALSFFRESYDTFAQYRATLDRLTGFLDANQQASTLPRVSTQQQAHALDISGLQVMRPDGYALIADLDLRLQAGQALLIKGPSGSGKTTLLRALAGLWPYAEGEVRRPTATEALFLSQRPYLPLGDLRTAIAYPTDSKPEDEVRMQQALRQVNLAHLADRLAVSCDWSHILSVGEQQRLAFARVLFNRPQVVFLDESTSAMDEGLEHALYSLLRNEMPQTLLVSVGHRSTLAGFHTHRLEVDGQGGWSLLEQKPEVQLQV
- the fdhF gene encoding formate dehydrogenase subunit alpha; this encodes MINYFDPETDLGTPERHSDVQISLNIDGRSVSVPAGTSVMRAAALLGTSIPKLCATDSLEAFGSCRMCMVEIDGMRGYPASCTTPVSEGMVVRTQTPRLADLRRNVMELYISDHPLDCLTCSANGNCELQTVAGQVGLREVRYGYDGANHLAEQKDESNPYFDYEPSKCIVCSRCVRACEDIQGTFALTITGRGFESRVAAAGGDNFLTSECVSCGACVQACPTATLTEKSLVQIGQPERAVITTCAYCGVGCSFRAEMKGDQLVRMVPDKNGGANHGHACVKGRFAWGYATHPDRITKPMIRKHLDDPWQEVSWDEAVTYAASEFRRIQLKYGRDSIGGITSSRCTNEEAYLVQKLVRTAFGNNNVDTCARVCHSPTGYGLKQTLGESAGTQSFDSVMQADVILVIGANPTDAHPVFGSQLKRRLRQGARLIVIDPRRIDLVDSPHARAELHLQLRPGTNVAMLNALAHVIVSEGLLAQRFIDERCESEAFARWRDFVSLPENAPEVQGPVCGVPAEQIRAAARLYATGGNAAIYYGLGVTEHSQGSTAVMGIANLAMATGNIGREGVGVNPLRGQNNVQGSCDMGSFPHELPGYRHISNEAVRAEFEQAWGVTLQPDPGLRIPNMFEAALDGSFKALYCQGEDIAQSDPNTQHVTAALRAMECVVVQDIFLNETAKFAHVFLPGSSFLEKDGTFTNAERRISRVRKVMQPLAGKADWEATVALANALGYPMSYRHPSEIMDEIARLTPSFHRVSYAEIDRHGSLQWPCNEAAPDGTPTMHIDQFVRGKGRFMLTGYVPTDEKVNSRYPLLLTTGRILSQYNVGAQTRRTANVAWHAADCLELHPTDAESRGIHDGDWVGIGSRAGQTVLRAKISERVAPGVVYTTFHFPESGANVITTDNSDWATNCPEYKVTAVEVVKVFHPSQWQKRYQDFSDEQRRLLKERRTAGKPEQAEVRR